The following DNA comes from Malania oleifera isolate guangnan ecotype guangnan chromosome 12, ASM2987363v1, whole genome shotgun sequence.
CTTCATGATGGTTAATGTACCCATTAATGTCCTAGTAAGAGACTTATCTGTTGTTTGAGAACGCTCTCCCACAAACTTTAAAAACTCTTTGCCTATTTCAGTTTTGGGAATAGTTGTCTTGATGTTATTTGCAACACTCATTTGCATAAACATCAAACTTAATATGTTTGATCTTTCCCAATTATTATAATAGATTATTTCTTCAACATTACTAGAATCAGTAATAGCAGCAGACTGATCATTTAAGAGTGTCAAATCAAGATTCAATACACTGAGGTGAAATTGAACTTGTTCACTCCAATCAACAAAATTCAACCTATTAAACGTTGGAATAGATGAAACATGCAAGTGTAATGATCCAGACACAGATACTGCAATAATTAAACACATACACTTAATGCTTGGAATGAAACATtcataaatatattaatgtttcCCTTTGAGAGATAAACACTAATATAAAATGCTTTAAAATGATGCTAAATAAATACTTTGATAACATTATATGCACTCATTATAAGTATCTATTATCTTTGGATAAATAgataataatacataataatattaccaaatcattatccttatattataagaACAATTAATCGACCTTTGGGTAATTCTTGATgtcttataataatttttttaatatcattCTAGCATCAAACATATAAGAACTTTACTTGATGTTTTAATCACTTTGGTGATTGAAATCAAAACACTTTATAACATCACAATGTTATTAGTAACATAAACATGTTGGCATAATGCTTGCAGATTCATGTTAGCATGCATTAACATATATATCCTATTGATTTTTACGGATCAAGTCATAAAAGTTATATAACTTTGTgtcacaaaataaataaatttataccTTCAGAAATAACATttcttttaattaaataattataatcatataacataataacattaatatatatttactttCACAACAAACGTTCTGCACTGTCAGACTTTATTATCCAAGGCATACCACATTTACATCGTTATACCTTAGAAAAACAGAAGGTTATTGTGCTTTAATTCATGAACTAAAATTAACGGAACATAAACCTTTAATCATAATCGAAAATCATGAGTTTAACAACTTGATGCTGATATCACATGTAAGTTTGAACATAAACATGATTTATCATGTAAGTTTAAACATAAACATTATTTATCATGTAAGTTTAAagataaaacatgatttatacattttaattttaaggacCTTCAAAACTCGTAATTTTACACAACAAACGTTAAAAGAAAATCATAACTTGATCCATAGCCTCTAAGCGTATATCCTTAGACTGTGTTTCTATCCTACAACCTTATGCTTTCTTATGCTCTTTCTTAATTTGATGGAAATCTTAACACAAGCTTTCTAGGTTGAGATAGGACCAACCCCAAACCTCCTTTATATATTAATcacttccatcaagtgattaattaatatacataatatatcATAATTATAGACTTCTCATATTCTGATATATCATTATTGTAAATTATGATAAcatcattatatttaatattaaaggGCTGTCATATTACCTCAATAAATATGatcataatttaattttatttgagacAATTAATGTATTACACATGGTTCACTATTaataacatgaatatatatatataaattttatgttgCAAAAGAAAACACAAATTGACTCTTAactggtcttttttttttttcctggattGATAAATTAAGCATTTGGACTACATgattgataatatatatatatatactgcaataattaaattttaacacGCTTTCTAGGCAAACAAATGTGCACAGAACTTAATTTCATTAAGAAGATAGTTGTTTGATCATACTTCAAGACTGGTTAATTCACATCATGCACCAACTTCTTAAGTCTCTCAGATATAAGAGCAGCGCCATAAGCtgatgaagactcttcaacctaCCAAAAATAAATTAGTAAGTAAATAAATCCAAATGCTCTCAAAATCCCAAAACTATACATTAATTCTTAGCCACACATTTCATCAAATTGATTCCAGCAAATTCCTAAAGATGATGATCGACTGTAAAAGTAgagtgataaatttgatttcattctGTTTGATCCCATTTCACTTCTATGTTCCGAACGCATGGTTAGTACCTTGGAGTGTATGGTGTGGAAAACCGTCTCATGGATGACCGAAAAGCTGGCATTGACGATATCGGCGCCTCCTTCGTGAAGTATGCGGATCGTCTCGTTGAACATGAACTGATAATCCAACCCAGTGATCAAAACCACCTCAAGAGCAGGACCCGTCTCACGAATCTCGACTTGTGGCAATGATTTTGATCCTCCCACACTCTTCTCTTCGCTCGTACTCAGCTTGTGACCCCCAATCAAGCTTTCTCTCCTCTCCTTCATCCTCTCCAGCTTCGTCTGCAGCCTCTTTATGTAGCTCCTTGCCTCATCCAGCTGATCAGGCACTGAAGCTGCCTCCTGCAATTTATATTTCccattaagagagagagagagagagagagagagagagagagagagagagagagagagagagagagagagagagagagagagagagagagagaacccttAAGCCTTGATGGGGAACAAGAGAGCTGAGCTGGGAGTAAAGGGTTTTCATTTGATTTCTTCTGTTTCGCTCTATGGTCTTCCTGTCAGTTCTAGAGGAGCTAGGGTTGTTCTCCATGGGAGCACCTCTGCAGCAACTCAGCAGTATGAAAAACCATGCCCTTAAATTTAGAATTTCTATTCCAACAGATAAATTTAACTATGTTGTCGTTGCTGGAGCGGAGAGCTAGCTAGCTTAGCTTTTGTCAGAGTAGAAAGCCAAAGGTGAAAGCGCATAAATATAATAATGAGCTCGAGATGAATGATGGCGGAGAAAATTTAAAAGACGAGAGATCTGAGGAGTGGTAGGGGCCGCTGATGGGGACCCGCGTGGACCACTTGTTGACCGTTTGATTCTGATGAGGGTTTAAAACCCTACTGTATGAATTCCGGCTACAACAAACAAAACTTACAAATTAATGAAAGACATTTAATTCAGTATTTCATCATCATTTTTCACGCCCCATTTAAGTTGCTCCTGGTTCAGTAAAATCGTCTTTGACTGTTTCTGCAGGTTCGGATGAATGTGGAATTATTGCAATTTCAAATTGAAGGTATATGCATGCATCCAAtggattaaattgattaaaatattattaatttggCCTGCATGCTTTTGAAAATTAAGTATTGTTTATATTTTTCCTTCTTGACCAGGATTATTTAATCATATGTGCAACGAAAAATGGGGATCAAATCCAATATGTTTCACGATCAATGTGTTGGTTTATTGATTGATGCATGTCATAAAAAAACAAGGCAATGAAATATAagttacttttatatatatataaaagtaaaattAAGATGTACATAGCAACAAGTAAATGCAGATATATTCTTGATCCATTAAGAAAGTCGATTTTTATAATCTATAATTTCGTATGCAATTTAGTATAAAAAATAACaagaaagatttatatatatatatatatatatatatagatatgcatgcatgcatgtgtatataCATACATGTGTACATTTTAGCCATAAGAATTGAAGAACCAAATTCCCACTTCATAATGTTTTACATAAAATTGTTATCATATTATCAATTGTTATTATCAAACGTTTTCTCATAGTTTATACAaagtattatttttttattttacggGTCTTGCAATTTTACGTAACTATTGTGAATGAGATGTTATAAGAGTCATGTAGAGTTTCCTTGGACTCTAAACCAAACATGCATAGGACTTTCATGTTTTCTTTACataatttatcaataaattaaatttataaaattcacTACTTAGAGGCCTCCCTCCGTCCTCCCCCAATACTTTACCAAAACAATCAAAATTCTATTCACGTAAAGAATATCTTCCTCtaaattttgacaaaattaaaGGACTAATTGAATAAGTGTCCCCTCCCATTCAATTATACATTGTATACAGTAATACAGGATGAGGAAAAAGTGTAAGAGATAAGAGTATGTGACAAGAAAtgacctatatatatatatatatatatgtcacaaGAGTGGCCAtggatttgaaaagtaaaaaaacaaaaataaagtcCCTTAgtcataaattaataaattattgattcatacatacatgcatatatcaTACGTATGTAGTAGGTGGCATGCTTAATGAAAGTCCAAACTAACCTGTTGAAATCAACATGCCCCGACGACCGACCAATTGGCGCCGCTAGCTGCGCTTGCGAGTTCGTATGTTAAACGTGGTTGACCACTTCTACCCCAGTCCTCCCCAGGGCTTCGTCTACCTTCCAAGAACTTCCCTGACGTTTACCATTTCAGATATTCTTAATAAGCTGCCACCTGCCaatcaatttaaaagaagaagacgaagaagaagaagaagaagaagaagaagaagaaagtccAGCAGCAAACTAGCTAGCCAGTTCCCATTTCAGTGTACTCCAATTTGCATTCACATCATAAATGGGTGTATGATgaattttgtcttttttttttcttttcttttctgtgaTGTGTCTGATCTCTCCCTAAAGTGGCTTTGGGTTTTCATTGCCACATCTGAAATTACTTACCAAATGAGtgattcttctttcttttcttttctttttgggaAGTGAAATATTGGCATGGGCGCTGACTGtgtattttagagagagagagagagagagagagacggggGGAGATCTGGCAAGCGGGCCATCTCGCTTTGGGTGTGTGGTTTGGGAGAAGATGGGGTGGGGGAAGGGCAGGAGCCCTTTAATTGCTTTCAACTTTTCCCAAATCTCAGCTGTTCCCATATGTGCTGTGGTCCTGTAGTAGTGTATGAAAGCCTTGCAGTAGGGACAAATGGGCAATGGACAATCGTATAGGATACTTTTCTTtgtctatttctttctttctcttttcacCCCTCCATCACTTTCCTTTGCAGGTTAGCTAGCTTATTTTTTGGTTTCATTTTAGATAAACCTTAATTTGTGGGCATTGTTTTTCCAGTCCCTTGCCAGAACTAGCTAAAAGCAGCAACAGCCTTAACCCTCTCATCTTAGCTATACCCATCATCCATGCGTCCTCATTTTTCTAGGGTACTCCAGATCTATGCAGTTCATGACTTTACTTTTTTCCTTTTCTGGATCTAGTTGACGTTCCTTAAGTTTACTTCTTTGTGATTGAATGGTTATTTATAGGTTCAAGTCTGAAGAAACAACCCAACTCTTTGCCTAAAAATAAGGGGAACACAACAGTCACTGTCCTCCCTACATAGTTCCAACTTCAAATAAcagaataataataaaagtataaTCGGCACCATCTTATTCCTTGCCATGACCGGCTAGAGCAGCAAGAGCCTTAACTCGATCTCATCCTAAGTCCAGCATCCCAGCATCGTCATCttttcttgaattaaattttgttttggccttttttgttttttttatttcgTGAATTCGAAGTATGACATTACGGTTGCATTAACATTTGGAATGTATCGAACGATGAAATGTCATTTAAGACCATTGAACATTATATATAATAATGTACGTGCATAAATGGTATCT
Coding sequences within:
- the LOC131144435 gene encoding transcription factor bHLH162 isoform X2, with amino-acid sequence MENNPSSSRTDRKTIERNRRNQMKTLYSQLSSLVPHQGLREAASVPDQLDEARSYIKRLQTKLERMKERRESLIGGHKLSTSEEKSVGGSKSLPQVEIRETGPALEVVLITGLDYQFMFNETIRILHEGGADIVNASFSVIHETVFHTIHSKVEESSSAYGAALISERLKKLVHDVN
- the LOC131144435 gene encoding transcription factor bHLH162 isoform X1 codes for the protein MENNPSSSRTDRKTIERNRRNQMKTLYSQLSSLVPHQGLREAASVPDQLDEARSYIKRLQTKLERMKERRESLIGGHKLSTSEEKSVGGSKSLPQVEIRETGPALEVVLITGLDYQFMFNETIRILHEGGADIVNASFSVIHETVFHTIHSKVLTMRSEHRSEMGSNRMKSNLSLYFYSRSSSLGICWNQFDEMCG